The proteins below come from a single Bacteroidales bacterium genomic window:
- a CDS encoding ABC transporter ATP-binding protein, translating to MTRLAQIFKYISKYWGFAALNVLFNILSVVFSLFSLTMIIPFLQLLFDKTKLVREAPELAWNTDSIVAYFNYLISDIIIQKGEVNALLFISLMVVILFFVKNLFRYMAMFYLAPLRNGVVEDIRNDIYRRILILPLAYFSEQRKGDIMSRITNDVTNVEWSIMQSLEMLFREPLSIIVFLVTLIVISPTLTFFVIILLPVTAFLIAQIGKSLKRTSTKGQTKLGVILSIVEETISGLRIIKGFNAIETADQKFKEQNSSLTRIMNRLYRKRDLASPLSEFLSTLVLVVILWYGGQLVLNDSSSLEPTVFIFYVVVFSQLIVPVKAFTVAYYNVQKGVASADRINEIITAEEIIEEKPNAIETNEFNDLIEYRNVNFAYGQEPVLKDINLRIEKGKMIALVGASGSGKSTLVDLLPRFYDCTSGEIRIDNIPIKDLRISNLRGLMGIVTQETILFNDTVFNNIAFGMSNMSEEMVIAAAKIANAHEFIERMPEGYQTNIGDRGVKLSGGQKQRISIARAVLKNPPIMILDEATSALDTESERLVQDALLKLMQNRTSVVIAHRLSTIQFADEIVVLDHGLIVERGSHKELVTKEGIYKKLCDMQSFR from the coding sequence ATGACCAGACTGGCTCAGATTTTTAAATACATTAGTAAATACTGGGGTTTTGCAGCACTCAACGTGTTGTTCAATATCCTTTCGGTGGTTTTCAGCCTTTTTTCACTAACCATGATCATTCCTTTCCTGCAACTGCTTTTTGATAAGACAAAATTGGTGCGCGAAGCCCCTGAGTTAGCCTGGAACACTGATTCTATTGTCGCGTATTTCAACTACCTGATCAGCGATATTATTATCCAAAAAGGGGAGGTTAACGCTTTATTGTTCATCTCACTTATGGTTGTTATCCTGTTTTTTGTAAAAAATCTTTTCCGCTATATGGCCATGTTTTACCTGGCTCCGCTGCGAAATGGTGTTGTTGAGGATATTCGCAATGACATTTATCGCCGGATACTTATTCTTCCATTGGCCTATTTTTCGGAGCAGCGCAAGGGGGATATCATGTCGCGTATCACCAACGATGTTACCAACGTGGAATGGTCAATCATGCAATCTCTCGAAATGCTTTTCCGAGAGCCGCTTTCTATCATCGTTTTCCTTGTCACCCTCATCGTGATCAGTCCAACCTTGACTTTTTTTGTTATCATACTTTTACCTGTCACCGCTTTCCTTATAGCACAGATTGGCAAAAGCCTGAAGCGAACTTCCACTAAGGGACAGACAAAATTAGGGGTAATCCTTTCGATTGTTGAAGAAACTATTTCAGGATTACGGATTATCAAAGGTTTCAATGCCATTGAAACCGCAGATCAGAAATTTAAAGAACAAAACTCCAGCCTTACACGGATTATGAACCGCCTTTACCGCAAAAGGGACCTGGCATCGCCACTGAGCGAGTTTCTCAGCACGTTGGTACTTGTTGTAATACTCTGGTACGGCGGGCAATTGGTGCTTAATGACAGTTCTTCGCTCGAACCGACTGTTTTCATATTTTACGTGGTGGTCTTTTCTCAACTCATTGTTCCTGTAAAAGCCTTCACTGTGGCATACTACAACGTGCAAAAGGGCGTGGCATCAGCCGACCGCATCAATGAAATTATAACTGCCGAGGAGATCATCGAAGAAAAACCAAATGCGATTGAGACCAATGAATTCAATGATCTTATCGAATACCGAAATGTCAATTTTGCTTATGGACAGGAACCTGTATTAAAAGATATCAACCTCCGGATTGAAAAAGGGAAAATGATCGCTTTGGTAGGAGCATCGGGAAGCGGTAAATCCACATTGGTTGACCTGCTTCCCCGTTTTTACGATTGCACTTCAGGGGAAATCCGGATTGATAACATTCCCATTAAGGATTTACGAATTAGCAATCTACGCGGCTTGATGGGTATTGTAACCCAGGAAACCATTCTGTTTAATGACACGGTTTTCAATAATATCGCTTTTGGCATGAGTAACATGAGCGAAGAAATGGTAATCGCCGCTGCCAAAATTGCCAACGCACATGAATTTATCGAAAGAATGCCTGAAGGTTATCAAACCAATATCGGCGACCGTGGGGTAAAACTCTCAGGAGGTCAGAAACAGCGTATCAGTATCGCGCGTGCTGTGCTCAAAAACCCTCCCATCATGATCCTTGACGAAGCTACCTCCGCCCTCGACACCGAATCGGAAAGACTGGTTCAGGATGCTTTGCTCAAATTGATGCAAAACCGGACTTCGGTTGTGATTGCCCACCGCTTATCAACCATTCAGTTTGCAGATGAAATTGTCGTGCTTGACCATGGACTGATTGTAGAAAGAGGTTCGCATAAAGAACTGGTAACAAAAGAAGGAATTTACAAAAAACTATGCGACATGCAGTCGTTCCGGTAA
- a CDS encoding outer membrane beta-barrel protein has product MKTGKNNIDELFRSGLSEFTAQPSKSLWRRLSWQMLWKEAAHFNFNNVPASWTTVPAAAIIIATVALFYFNSPSETEKNYPSDQILPTTRQNDANKPPADLYKVETGITHDGLTDKNSTVDHQSLPPLPGRTEKQDAQLSKSAVKPQPGATGIDAITGAETQAQTTIIEGKPDLEVTHPGIQNQKEVAAAIPRVDPVVPVTIPMINNEAAAKEHNEDDFGLNSTILPEKTSVESRIFGIVQLGRIGIKDLEPVTMAERNAMDFNTYKYFTGKTNNETALKQKDAVALKHSTGKPISLSSTNHSLTYLFRGQYKPPKREFQTLVIKNQRRKTSHLTLALYATPEITEYARMTSSSHEKSLATGLAVGYNTPTYIIQGGIEFSYIYDLGDYMVNMETYDSIGFYQHVNGFTIDPENPGNLIYDIQEVGVWDSVSHQSHQQTKNNYTYLQLPIMFGYKAMEHGNFSAYIKAGPNFSILLNKNEPGLEFYQPGATINTIDNYTLPRLTTSIQLLVSLGLQFQVSEKLGIMLEPVYRYYLGTVYEMNSNNEKLTNPYGIGLRTGVFYTF; this is encoded by the coding sequence ATGAAAACCGGTAAAAACAATATTGACGAACTTTTCAGATCAGGGTTGAGCGAATTTACTGCACAGCCCTCGAAAAGTTTATGGCGACGTTTGTCTTGGCAAATGTTATGGAAGGAAGCAGCACACTTCAATTTCAACAACGTACCTGCTTCATGGACCACCGTTCCTGCTGCAGCAATTATCATTGCTACTGTTGCATTATTCTATTTTAACAGTCCTTCTGAAACTGAGAAAAATTACCCGTCTGATCAAATACTGCCCACCACAAGGCAAAATGATGCCAATAAACCCCCGGCAGATTTATACAAGGTTGAAACCGGGATCACCCATGACGGATTAACTGATAAGAATTCAACTGTTGACCATCAATCTCTACCTCCTCTTCCCGGAAGAACTGAAAAACAGGATGCCCAACTGTCAAAATCAGCAGTGAAACCTCAACCGGGTGCGACCGGAATAGATGCAATTACAGGTGCTGAAACCCAAGCCCAAACTACAATAATTGAGGGTAAACCGGACTTGGAAGTGACACATCCAGGCATTCAAAATCAAAAAGAAGTCGCAGCGGCAATCCCAAGAGTTGATCCGGTTGTTCCTGTAACCATTCCAATGATTAACAATGAGGCAGCTGCAAAAGAGCATAACGAAGATGATTTTGGTCTTAATAGTACAATTTTACCTGAAAAAACCTCCGTCGAATCCAGGATATTTGGTATAGTGCAACTCGGAAGGATTGGAATTAAAGATCTCGAACCTGTGACTATGGCTGAGCGTAATGCAATGGATTTCAATACCTACAAATACTTCACAGGAAAAACAAATAATGAAACTGCCCTGAAACAAAAGGATGCTGTTGCTTTAAAACATTCTACAGGAAAGCCGATCAGTTTAAGCTCCACGAATCATTCACTCACGTATCTTTTCCGTGGACAGTACAAACCACCAAAACGGGAATTTCAAACGCTGGTGATCAAGAACCAGAGAAGAAAGACTTCACATCTTACACTTGCACTATATGCTACCCCTGAAATTACCGAATATGCAAGGATGACCTCCTCCTCCCACGAAAAGAGTTTGGCCACCGGCCTTGCTGTTGGTTATAATACGCCTACTTACATTATTCAGGGCGGGATTGAATTCAGCTACATTTATGATCTCGGCGACTACATGGTAAATATGGAAACCTATGACAGCATTGGTTTTTACCAGCATGTCAACGGTTTTACCATTGACCCTGAAAACCCGGGGAATTTAATTTACGATATTCAGGAAGTCGGAGTTTGGGATTCAGTTTCACATCAATCCCATCAGCAAACCAAAAACAACTATACTTATCTCCAACTACCGATTATGTTTGGCTATAAAGCAATGGAACATGGAAACTTTTCAGCCTACATTAAGGCCGGGCCAAATTTTTCCATCCTTTTAAATAAAAATGAACCAGGGCTTGAATTTTATCAACCGGGTGCAACAATCAATACTATCGACAATTATACCCTTCCAAGATTAACCACCAGTATTCAGTTGCTTGTTAGTTTAGGATTGCAGTTTCAGGTGTCGGAAAAATTAGGGATCATGCTGGAACCTGTTTACCGGTATTATTTAGGTACAGTTTATGAAATGAATTCCAACAACGAAAAACTCACAAATCCCTATGGGATTGGATTGAGAACAGGAGTTTTTTACACATTTTAA
- a CDS encoding phosphoenolpyruvate synthase, which translates to MLNPSLITKKSPLYSRKYVYSETPFNTLMRKRIYHVLLIASKYDTFILEDDGRIDEQIFNEYVSLNLRYPPQFIQANSNEEALEILENENIDLIICMSSTFEEQMVKEIKLRKPKIPVVLLTPFSREISIKLDTGNLGGVDYVFSWLGNADILLAIIKLIEDKMNADHDIMQVGVQVILLVEDSVRFYSSYLPNIYKIIFKQSKSFMTEGLNEHQKMLRMRGRPKILLATTYEEADFLFHKYKNNFLGVITDMTYTRGGVHDKDAGYHFCEMVKAEDKYMPILLQSSDMGIKQIAKKLKVGYINKNSPSLSLQLRDFISEFFAFGDFVFVDPETNQEVIRAKDLKNLQEILFDIPDSSFLYHISRNHISKWLKARALFPLADLFKQFQPEDFSNLDEIRRYLYDAISKFRMYKGRGVIADFHRDRFDEYQTFTRIGEGSIGGKARGLAFLDSLIKRNHLIDLYDNIIITIPRTVVLGTDVFDDFMEENRLYEIALSGKSDQEILDRFVKARLPFRIHEDLYTFISITKNPIAIRSSSLLEDSHYQPFAGIYSTYMIPNIVDDERLMIEKLSIAIKSVYASAFYKDSKAYMTATLNVIDEEKMGIVLQEVCGSQYGTRFYPTISGVARSVNFYPIEPEQPEDGIVNVAFGLGKYIVEGGNTLRFSPKYPKKLLQLASPKMALSDTQPTFFALDLKPESFKPSTDDAVNMLNLKISEAEKDNSLRWVASTFDYNNNIIRDGVNYPGKKIITFANILKNNVFPLAEIVQQLLEIGSREMNKGIEIEFAVDLNVKKDHPVIFYPLQIRPIVETKEVLGEDLDLIDPEKTIIKAYHALGNGKIDSIKDFIFVKPESFDPSKTKEIAMMVGDLNDKFLADGSNYVLVGPGRWGSTDPWLGIPVKWPQISAARLIVESGLKHYRIDPSQGTHFFQNLTSFRVGYFTINPFINDGHFDLEYLGKFTPFFENEFIKHIQFEKPIRVKIDGKKKIGVIMKMDEQ; encoded by the coding sequence ATGCTAAATCCAAGCCTGATCACCAAGAAATCTCCATTGTATTCGAGGAAATACGTCTATTCGGAGACACCATTCAACACGCTGATGCGAAAGCGTATTTATCATGTGCTTTTAATTGCCAGCAAATACGATACTTTTATACTTGAAGATGACGGTCGCATTGACGAGCAGATTTTTAATGAATATGTATCGCTAAACTTAAGATATCCTCCACAATTTATCCAGGCCAATTCCAACGAAGAAGCGCTCGAAATCCTTGAAAACGAAAATATTGACCTGATCATTTGTATGTCGAGTACGTTTGAAGAGCAAATGGTGAAGGAAATTAAACTCAGAAAACCTAAAATACCCGTAGTCTTACTGACCCCTTTTTCGCGTGAAATTTCCATTAAACTTGATACAGGTAACCTGGGTGGTGTTGATTATGTATTCAGTTGGCTTGGAAATGCTGACATACTGCTGGCGATCATCAAACTCATCGAAGATAAGATGAATGCAGATCATGACATCATGCAGGTTGGGGTTCAGGTGATTCTGCTGGTTGAGGATTCTGTCAGGTTTTATTCTTCCTATTTGCCCAACATTTATAAAATCATTTTCAAGCAGTCGAAATCGTTCATGACCGAGGGACTCAACGAGCATCAGAAAATGTTGCGTATGCGAGGGAGGCCAAAAATATTACTGGCAACAACATACGAAGAAGCTGATTTTCTTTTTCATAAATACAAAAATAATTTTCTCGGTGTTATTACCGACATGACCTATACACGCGGCGGAGTGCACGATAAAGACGCCGGGTATCATTTTTGCGAAATGGTTAAGGCCGAAGACAAGTATATGCCCATCCTTTTGCAGTCGTCGGATATGGGCATTAAACAAATTGCCAAAAAACTCAAGGTAGGCTATATCAACAAAAATTCACCATCACTCTCCCTGCAACTTCGTGATTTTATCTCCGAGTTTTTTGCTTTTGGTGATTTTGTGTTTGTTGACCCGGAAACAAACCAGGAAGTGATCAGGGCTAAGGATTTAAAAAATCTTCAGGAGATTTTATTTGATATCCCCGACAGTTCTTTCCTATATCACATCAGCCGGAATCATATCTCCAAGTGGCTCAAAGCAAGAGCATTGTTCCCGCTCGCAGACCTTTTCAAGCAGTTTCAGCCCGAGGACTTTTCCAACCTTGACGAAATCCGGAGATACCTTTACGATGCCATTTCAAAATTCAGAATGTACAAGGGAAGGGGTGTAATTGCTGATTTTCACCGCGACAGGTTTGATGAGTACCAGACTTTTACCCGCATCGGTGAAGGCTCTATCGGTGGAAAAGCCCGTGGCCTGGCTTTTCTCGACTCACTGATCAAACGAAACCACCTCATCGATCTTTATGATAACATCATTATCACCATCCCCCGGACGGTGGTGCTGGGGACTGATGTTTTTGATGATTTCATGGAGGAAAACAGGCTTTATGAGATAGCCCTATCCGGGAAATCCGACCAGGAAATATTGGATAGATTTGTAAAGGCAAGACTTCCTTTCCGTATTCATGAAGACCTCTATACTTTTATTTCGATCACCAAAAATCCGATTGCCATCCGTTCTTCAAGTTTGCTCGAAGATTCCCATTACCAGCCATTTGCTGGTATTTACTCAACCTACATGATCCCCAATATTGTGGACGACGAACGGTTGATGATTGAAAAACTAAGTATTGCCATTAAAAGCGTTTATGCTTCGGCTTTTTATAAAGACAGCAAAGCATACATGACAGCAACGCTTAATGTGATTGATGAAGAAAAAATGGGTATTGTCCTACAGGAAGTATGTGGAAGCCAGTATGGAACCCGGTTTTATCCTACGATTTCCGGAGTAGCCAGATCGGTAAATTTTTATCCCATTGAGCCTGAACAACCGGAAGACGGCATTGTAAATGTTGCCTTCGGATTGGGGAAATATATTGTTGAAGGAGGAAACACCTTGCGCTTTTCGCCGAAATACCCGAAAAAGTTACTTCAACTCGCCTCCCCAAAAATGGCACTGAGCGACACGCAGCCAACCTTCTTTGCCCTTGATCTGAAACCTGAAAGTTTTAAACCATCTACCGATGATGCTGTGAACATGCTCAATCTTAAAATCAGCGAAGCTGAAAAAGACAATTCTCTGAGATGGGTAGCATCAACATTTGACTACAATAACAACATCATCCGCGATGGGGTGAATTACCCGGGTAAGAAGATAATCACTTTTGCCAATATACTGAAAAATAATGTATTTCCGCTTGCCGAAATTGTTCAGCAGTTGCTCGAAATCGGCTCACGCGAAATGAATAAAGGTATTGAGATCGAATTTGCTGTAGATCTGAATGTGAAAAAAGATCACCCGGTCATTTTCTATCCATTACAGATCAGGCCTATTGTTGAAACGAAAGAGGTGCTGGGCGAAGACCTTGACCTGATTGATCCTGAAAAGACCATTATCAAAGCCTATCATGCACTTGGAAATGGTAAAATTGACAGCATCAAAGATTTCATTTTTGTAAAGCCCGAATCTTTTGATCCGTCGAAAACAAAAGAAATTGCGATGATGGTTGGCGATCTCAACGATAAATTCCTTGCTGATGGATCAAATTATGTTCTTGTGGGACCAGGTCGTTGGGGCTCAACCGATCCCTGGCTCGGAATACCGGTAAAGTGGCCGCAAATATCCGCAGCAAGGCTCATTGTGGAATCCGGACTGAAACACTACCGGATTGACCCAAGCCAGGGAACTCACTTTTTTCAGAACCTGACTTCATTCAGGGTTGGCTACTTTACCATCAATCCTTTTATCAATGATGGTCATTTTGACCTTGAGTACCTCGGGAAATTTACCCCATTCTTTGAGAATGAATTCATTAAGCATATCCAGTTTGAAAAACCAATCCGTGTAAAAATTGACGGTAAAAAGAAAATCGGGGTGATCATGAAAATGGACGAGCAATAA
- a CDS encoding PKD domain-containing protein: MKLLYSALLLIILLPLSLLGNDTRIFVSGYVSDISSGNPVAGHEVTLKFKNQDPPYLFFDKVITNEFGYFSFLFDLPFSKGILHVSTVDCSNQLITNTLQFTPAQTSFMTNFAICNSQQSSICRSDFIWVYDPSQSNKVNFKQSSMGNIDEWLWDFGDGNTSTEPDPVHFYLDDGHYEVCLSISGNNGTCNDTYCNTIDSNDDTLVQARFTYFNIPGNQSSVQFYDLSLGNVTSWQWSFGDGRSSAVQNPLYHYSTPGTYTVCLVAMKPGNQSDTICQSIEVSPVGNCSASFLTFPDPLDPMTLHFVDISAGDPEGWFWDFGDGQTSTLQNPVHSFSLEGIYTIKLTTTNQTYSCQSSFVQIETVSLQPDYLPHFNAFNQDGDDLTWRFIDMSTGNPDRWFWDFGDGSTSELKHPTHNFATPGTYTVCQTISDQPGNFTESYCKTIYAGITQECKAFFTFTPDVTNPLIYHFTNASHGDTLQIEWDFGDGNTSSQENPTHIFEGTGIYRVCITVTDNFGWCSDNFCHVITVAPDVPLQAGFEPFIFPENPFSVQFVNQTLGKHEIKIWSFGDGAYSFESCPQHIYASEGSFWVCLHVFDLDSGLTDQFWQTIEISTEPFCISDFIELHSLYNPLVVRFADLSSGEIVNRNWNFDDGNSSTLKNPVHSFSDGGNFDVCLDVSDYTGSCNHQFCKEITIEFEPMCEANFDFLPAQDQSLIIQFNDLSQGNMNTWEWDFGDGATSLLQHPTHAFADSGFYTVTLSVSHTDSLVWCNHTFSRQIYVFAPMPECYADFIAIPDSGINMPNFIHFKDLSAGQPDEWLWDFGDGSTSTVQHPSHQYDGAGTYQVTLNVIRNNPFGASCSDTKTMEFISPEYFHIGGFIFSGNFPINNPAPTGDTAEIMLYRYRNNMVIPLDTAQFTEYGYYSALYLLSDHYLIKAQLTSGSSNFQKYFPTYFGNELTWQNAEYCFVSDSNHYHLDIHLGILPLMQQGIGSIAGSVIYQSFTHDQIVPAFNTAVLLFDEQLQPINYTFTGSSGDFGFDELPFGTYYLAAESAGKVCEKLMVTITETNPVVKDIEIEIFDAGSTPVTEDPVNDVISVRVFPNPVLEKFFVEIFQTTDFPAELLITNISGQTILRRKLVIKSGLNQFELPANQLKPGVYFLRLRDLKSGLGSSVKFIK; encoded by the coding sequence ATGAAGCTATTGTACTCTGCCTTACTGCTTATCATACTTCTCCCTTTATCTCTTTTAGGCAATGATACCAGGATCTTCGTTTCAGGCTATGTTTCAGATATCAGCTCAGGCAATCCGGTTGCAGGACATGAGGTAACGCTCAAATTTAAAAACCAGGATCCTCCCTATCTTTTCTTTGATAAAGTCATAACTAATGAGTTCGGATATTTCAGTTTCCTTTTTGATCTTCCATTTTCAAAAGGCATTCTTCATGTTTCAACCGTTGATTGTTCCAATCAATTGATCACCAATACGCTTCAATTCACTCCTGCACAAACCAGTTTCATGACAAATTTTGCCATATGCAACAGCCAGCAATCAAGCATTTGTCGATCGGATTTTATATGGGTTTACGACCCGTCCCAATCCAACAAAGTGAACTTCAAACAATCTTCGATGGGAAACATCGATGAATGGCTCTGGGATTTTGGGGATGGAAATACTTCGACTGAGCCCGATCCGGTACATTTTTACCTCGACGACGGGCATTATGAAGTCTGTCTTTCCATTTCCGGCAACAATGGAACTTGTAACGATACTTATTGTAACACGATTGATTCAAACGACGATACTTTAGTTCAGGCACGTTTTACATACTTTAACATACCCGGTAATCAGTCCTCTGTTCAATTCTATGATCTATCTTTAGGAAATGTAACTTCCTGGCAATGGAGTTTTGGAGACGGGAGATCAAGTGCAGTGCAAAACCCGCTTTATCATTATTCTACACCGGGAACTTATACTGTGTGCCTCGTTGCAATGAAGCCAGGGAATCAGTCTGATACAATTTGTCAAAGCATTGAAGTCAGTCCGGTAGGCAATTGCAGTGCTTCATTCCTCACCTTTCCTGATCCACTTGATCCGATGACACTACATTTTGTTGATATTTCAGCTGGTGATCCTGAGGGTTGGTTTTGGGATTTTGGTGACGGACAGACTTCTACCCTGCAAAACCCAGTGCATAGTTTTTCACTTGAAGGAATTTACACGATAAAACTCACCACCACTAATCAAACCTATAGTTGCCAGAGCAGTTTCGTCCAGATTGAAACCGTGTCGTTACAACCTGATTATCTTCCCCACTTTAACGCCTTTAACCAGGATGGTGATGACTTAACCTGGCGATTTATTGATATGTCGACCGGGAATCCGGATAGATGGTTTTGGGATTTTGGCGATGGAAGCACCTCTGAACTTAAACATCCAACGCATAATTTTGCCACACCCGGAACTTATACCGTGTGCCAGACTATCAGCGATCAACCCGGTAATTTCACCGAAAGTTACTGCAAAACAATTTATGCAGGCATAACCCAGGAATGCAAAGCCTTTTTTACCTTTACTCCAGATGTGACGAACCCGCTGATTTATCATTTTACCAATGCATCACATGGCGATACTTTGCAAATAGAATGGGACTTCGGCGACGGTAATACTTCATCCCAGGAAAATCCGACCCATATTTTTGAGGGTACTGGCATTTACAGGGTTTGTATTACTGTGACTGACAATTTCGGCTGGTGCTCTGACAATTTCTGTCATGTCATTACAGTTGCTCCTGATGTTCCTTTGCAAGCAGGATTTGAACCGTTCATTTTTCCTGAAAACCCCTTTTCTGTTCAGTTTGTCAACCAAACCCTGGGAAAACATGAAATAAAAATCTGGAGTTTTGGCGATGGAGCCTATTCTTTTGAAAGCTGTCCTCAGCACATTTATGCTTCGGAAGGAAGTTTTTGGGTCTGTCTGCACGTCTTTGATTTGGATTCTGGTTTAACTGACCAGTTTTGGCAAACTATTGAAATCAGCACTGAGCCTTTTTGCATTTCTGATTTTATCGAACTACACTCCCTCTACAATCCTCTTGTTGTTCGCTTTGCAGATCTCTCATCAGGAGAAATTGTTAACCGAAATTGGAATTTTGATGATGGAAACAGTTCGACGCTAAAAAATCCGGTACATTCATTTTCTGATGGTGGCAATTTTGATGTTTGCCTTGATGTATCGGATTATACAGGTAGTTGTAATCATCAATTCTGTAAAGAGATCACGATCGAATTTGAACCCATGTGTGAAGCCAATTTTGACTTTCTGCCAGCGCAGGATCAATCACTCATCATCCAGTTTAATGATCTTTCGCAGGGAAATATGAATACATGGGAATGGGATTTTGGCGACGGCGCCACATCCTTGCTTCAACATCCTACTCATGCTTTTGCGGACAGTGGGTTTTACACAGTTACCCTTTCTGTATCACACACTGATTCGCTGGTTTGGTGTAACCATACATTTTCCAGGCAGATCTATGTGTTTGCACCAATGCCCGAGTGTTACGCTGATTTTATTGCAATTCCCGATTCGGGGATAAATATGCCCAATTTTATTCATTTTAAAGACCTTTCAGCAGGACAGCCTGATGAATGGCTCTGGGATTTCGGCGATGGCTCAACTTCAACAGTTCAGCATCCCTCGCATCAGTATGACGGGGCAGGAACTTATCAGGTTACTTTAAATGTAATCCGGAACAATCCTTTCGGCGCATCATGTTCAGACACAAAAACAATGGAATTCATATCCCCTGAGTATTTCCATATCGGCGGTTTTATTTTTTCGGGGAATTTCCCAATCAACAACCCGGCGCCAACCGGAGATACAGCAGAAATAATGCTTTACCGTTACCGCAATAATATGGTCATTCCGCTCGACACGGCTCAATTCACTGAATACGGCTATTACAGCGCACTTTATTTGCTAAGTGATCATTACCTGATCAAAGCACAGTTGACAAGTGGTTCATCTAACTTTCAAAAGTATTTCCCGACTTATTTTGGTAATGAACTTACCTGGCAGAATGCTGAATATTGCTTTGTCTCCGATTCTAACCATTATCATCTCGACATTCACCTTGGTATTTTACCATTAATGCAGCAAGGAATCGGATCAATTGCAGGTTCGGTGATATATCAATCCTTTACTCACGACCAAATAGTACCGGCTTTCAATACAGCAGTTTTACTTTTCGATGAACAACTTCAGCCTATCAATTATACATTCACAGGAAGTTCCGGAGACTTTGGATTTGATGAACTCCCATTTGGGACATATTATCTTGCTGCCGAATCAGCAGGAAAAGTTTGTGAAAAGTTGATGGTGACAATTACTGAGACGAATCCCGTGGTAAAGGATATCGAAATAGAAATATTCGATGCCGGTTCAACACCGGTAACAGAAGATCCGGTAAATGATGTAATCTCTGTTCGAGTTTTTCCCAACCCGGTGTTGGAGAAGTTTTTTGTAGAAATTTTTCAAACTACTGATTTTCCTGCAGAATTACTGATTACCAACATTTCGGGGCAGACTATTTTACGCCGGAAACTAGTTATAAAATCTGGCCTGAATCAGTTCGAACTGCCCGCTAACCAATTAAAACCAGGGGTCTATTTTCTTCGGTTGAGGGATTTGAAATCCGGCCTTGGCTCATCCGTAAAGTTCATAAAATAA
- a CDS encoding RNA polymerase sigma factor: MTEADLKIIEGCISGKRHAQNKLFNRYAPVLLGICLRYARNKHEAEDILQEGFIKIFSSIGSFRGEGSFEGWLKRIIVNTAITHNKQSLKHHFHADIEDVDETQIKNDDQLEEIALVKIPQAKLMGLIQKLPEGYKTVFNLYVFEQYTHQEIADFLGVSVNTSKSQLMKARRVLVAKINQIIESKAFSEE; the protein is encoded by the coding sequence ATGACCGAAGCAGATCTGAAAATAATAGAAGGCTGCATCAGTGGAAAACGACATGCTCAAAACAAGCTGTTCAACAGGTATGCGCCCGTATTATTGGGGATTTGTCTGCGATATGCACGAAATAAACATGAGGCAGAGGATATTTTACAGGAAGGTTTTATCAAGATTTTTTCAAGTATCGGGAGTTTCAGGGGTGAAGGTTCGTTTGAAGGCTGGTTAAAAAGAATAATTGTGAATACAGCAATTACACATAATAAACAAAGTTTAAAGCACCATTTTCACGCTGATATTGAAGATGTTGATGAAACCCAGATTAAGAATGATGATCAATTGGAGGAAATTGCGTTGGTGAAAATTCCACAGGCAAAACTGATGGGCTTGATACAAAAACTACCTGAGGGATACAAAACAGTATTCAATCTTTACGTTTTTGAGCAATACACACACCAGGAAATCGCTGATTTTCTGGGTGTTTCGGTTAACACCTCCAAATCGCAGCTAATGAAAGCACGACGGGTGTTGGTCGCAAAAATTAACCAAATTATTGAAAGTAAAGCGTTTAGTGAAGAGTAA